The proteins below come from a single Leptospirillum ferriphilum genomic window:
- a CDS encoding UDP-N-acetylglucosamine--N-acetylmuramyl-(pentapeptide) pyrophosphoryl-undecaprenol N-acetylglucosamine transferase: MNSARLPRKISCLAVTGGGTGGHVIPALNILEAARRELGAAIVYIGTPGNLEERLALEKGIPFAGIPTSGFMGKNLRAKLSAAARVLPGVSESLRVLKDVRPDLLVGTGGYVQVPSILAAALMGIPAFLLEPNGVTGWANRLLKPFAAGVVLPYGDRGPTGIPLGGGPRPDRPGRERFQGLLTILVAGGSQGARQINREVPKILKALLEKETLPLKIVHQAGASGERETRELYKNLGIEADVLGFDPSLSARYRSCALTIARAGAMTVAEITYAGTPAFYVPYPLAIGDHQRINAESVHRAGGGWVWSDASLTETSARAKELSAVLREPDRLREAGDRAWDLSPGRPAGEWLLSLLDRGERVKKDGATVSK; this comes from the coding sequence ATGAACTCCGCCCGGCTTCCCCGGAAAATCTCCTGTCTTGCTGTGACCGGGGGAGGGACGGGAGGGCATGTGATTCCTGCCCTCAACATTCTTGAGGCGGCCCGCCGGGAATTAGGCGCGGCCATCGTGTATATCGGAACGCCGGGGAATCTGGAGGAAAGATTGGCTCTCGAGAAAGGGATTCCTTTTGCCGGAATTCCGACCTCGGGGTTCATGGGAAAAAATCTGCGGGCAAAACTGAGCGCGGCTGCCCGCGTTCTTCCAGGTGTTTCGGAATCTCTTCGGGTTCTGAAAGACGTTCGGCCGGACCTTCTCGTCGGAACGGGCGGGTATGTTCAGGTGCCTTCCATCCTGGCGGCGGCCCTGATGGGAATCCCGGCCTTTCTTCTTGAACCGAACGGTGTGACAGGTTGGGCCAACCGGCTTTTGAAGCCCTTTGCCGCAGGGGTCGTTCTTCCATATGGCGACAGGGGGCCAACCGGAATTCCCCTGGGCGGGGGTCCCCGTCCCGATCGACCAGGCAGAGAGCGTTTTCAGGGTTTGCTGACAATTCTGGTTGCGGGAGGGAGCCAGGGAGCAAGGCAGATCAACAGGGAAGTCCCGAAAATCCTGAAGGCCCTCCTCGAAAAAGAAACGCTCCCATTGAAGATCGTACATCAGGCGGGAGCATCTGGAGAGAGAGAAACGAGAGAGCTTTACAAAAATCTTGGAATCGAAGCCGATGTTCTTGGATTCGATCCGTCTTTGTCCGCCCGGTATCGTTCATGCGCCCTGACGATCGCCCGGGCGGGTGCCATGACGGTCGCAGAAATCACATATGCGGGGACCCCCGCGTTTTATGTGCCTTATCCGCTGGCAATCGGTGATCATCAGCGGATCAATGCGGAATCAGTCCATCGTGCCGGAGGCGGCTGGGTCTGGTCCGATGCTTCCCTGACGGAAACATCCGCCCGGGCGAAGGAACTCTCCGCTGTACTGAGAGAGCCGGATCGTCTTCGGGAGGCGGGAGACAGAGCCTGGGATCTGTCTCCCGGGAGGCCGGCGGGGGAATGGCTTCTTTCCCTTCTGGATCGGGGAGAAAGAGTCAAAAAAGACGGAGCAACAGTTTCCAAATGA
- the murC gene encoding UDP-N-acetylmuramate--L-alanine ligase produces MWNDSFRSFHFVGIGGNGMAPVAEILLSRGALVSGSDKTQTDLTRRLSELGARVFVGHRAEQVGSVDAVVISTAISPENPELLEARRLGIPVVHRGEALSGIMRGFRGVAVAGSHGKTTTTSMIAHVLAHGGLDPTCVVGGRVPGFGGNARVGKKNIFVAEADESDGSFLKISPHVAVVTNIDQEHLDYYQSFDQLKAAFERFLASVPPEGLAVVCLDDPELSNILPSLNAPHWTYGFNPSADVVGSDVSAEGLSTSFSVRLRGKDIGSFSLNIPGVHNVLNALATIAVGHHFGLEAECVREALERFRGVGRRFTQVGEEGGIRIVDDYGHHPTEIGVTLAAARQAYPDRRLVVAFQPHRFSRTRDLLSRFASAFQLADVLVLGEIYGAGESPIAGITGRRLFDEIRVSFENEAYFAADQSEMIARLMTILKPGDLLMTMGAGDVTHLGGEVLARLRQSSRVVG; encoded by the coding sequence ATGTGGAATGACAGCTTCAGATCCTTTCACTTTGTGGGTATTGGCGGTAACGGGATGGCGCCTGTGGCCGAAATCCTGCTTTCCCGCGGTGCTCTCGTATCCGGTTCGGACAAGACGCAGACGGACCTGACACGACGGTTATCCGAACTTGGTGCACGCGTCTTTGTCGGGCATCGGGCGGAACAGGTCGGATCGGTGGATGCCGTCGTCATCTCCACGGCGATCTCCCCGGAAAATCCTGAGCTTCTGGAAGCCCGGCGGCTCGGGATTCCGGTTGTTCATCGGGGAGAGGCGCTGTCAGGCATCATGCGGGGATTCCGGGGTGTCGCGGTGGCCGGATCCCACGGAAAAACCACCACAACTTCCATGATTGCCCACGTCCTGGCCCACGGAGGGCTCGATCCCACCTGTGTGGTGGGAGGACGCGTTCCCGGTTTCGGGGGAAACGCCCGCGTCGGAAAGAAAAATATCTTTGTTGCGGAAGCGGATGAGAGCGACGGGTCCTTCTTGAAAATCTCCCCCCATGTCGCCGTCGTGACGAATATCGATCAGGAGCACCTGGACTACTACCAGTCTTTCGACCAGCTGAAGGCGGCTTTTGAGCGGTTTCTTGCGTCCGTGCCTCCGGAGGGGCTCGCCGTTGTTTGTCTGGACGATCCGGAACTGTCGAACATTCTTCCTTCCCTGAACGCGCCACACTGGACCTACGGGTTCAACCCCTCGGCGGACGTCGTCGGGAGCGATGTTTCGGCAGAAGGGCTCTCCACATCCTTTTCCGTCCGTCTCCGGGGCAAGGATATCGGATCCTTCTCGCTGAATATCCCGGGTGTGCACAATGTGCTGAACGCACTCGCGACGATCGCTGTCGGTCACCATTTCGGCCTGGAGGCGGAATGTGTCAGGGAAGCTCTGGAGAGATTTCGCGGCGTTGGTCGACGCTTCACTCAGGTGGGTGAAGAAGGCGGAATCCGGATTGTGGACGACTATGGCCACCACCCGACGGAGATCGGCGTGACACTTGCTGCCGCGCGCCAGGCTTATCCTGACCGGCGTCTTGTGGTGGCGTTTCAGCCGCACCGTTTTTCCAGGACACGGGATCTACTCTCCCGGTTCGCATCGGCTTTCCAGCTGGCCGATGTGCTTGTTCTGGGAGAGATCTACGGAGCGGGCGAAAGCCCGATCGCCGGGATAACCGGCCGTCGTCTCTTTGACGAAATCCGGGTTTCTTTTGAGAATGAAGCCTACTTTGCCGCGGACCAGAGCGAAATGATCGCCCGACTCATGACGATTTTGAAACCGGGAGATCTTCTGATGACGATGGGGGCGGGAGATGTGACCCATCTGGGCGGAGAAGTCCTGGCCCGCCTCAGACAGTCCAGCCGGGTGGTCGGATGA
- the murB gene encoding UDP-N-acetylmuramate dehydrogenase gives MILQDEPLSRHSSIRTGGPGQMVALVESTEELMSVLEKVREGIFPSPVRFIGNASNILFPDGGLLGTVISLKKMDRFTLRPDGLIEAEAGAFLPRLAFHAARQGRGGLGFLSGIPGTVGGGIVMNAGTTTGEMGDILREVCLVSPDGAMERIVREDLRFSYRTSEFQREELSESPSRWQDWVIVSAVLETFPAEPVFLMEEWERLRRSRSEAQPLDKPNLGSVFRNPPGDFAGRLIEEAGWKGVVRGGIEISPRHANFFVNRGGGLSRDFRSLVEDVRLAVLKENGIRLETEVEIVPEETPATV, from the coding sequence ATGATCCTTCAAGACGAGCCCTTGTCCCGGCATTCGTCCATCCGCACGGGAGGTCCCGGGCAAATGGTCGCTCTGGTCGAGTCGACGGAAGAGTTGATGTCCGTTCTGGAAAAAGTGAGGGAGGGGATCTTTCCTTCACCTGTCCGTTTTATCGGGAACGCAAGCAACATCCTTTTCCCGGACGGGGGGCTTCTCGGAACCGTGATCTCCCTGAAGAAGATGGACCGATTTACGCTGCGCCCGGATGGACTGATCGAGGCAGAAGCCGGTGCGTTCCTCCCGCGGTTGGCCTTCCATGCAGCACGGCAGGGACGGGGAGGTCTTGGATTTTTGTCGGGAATTCCCGGGACGGTGGGCGGAGGAATCGTGATGAATGCCGGGACCACGACGGGCGAGATGGGGGATATTCTTCGTGAAGTCTGCCTGGTTTCGCCGGATGGGGCCATGGAGCGGATCGTCCGGGAGGATCTCCGGTTTTCCTACCGGACGTCGGAGTTCCAGCGGGAAGAGCTGTCGGAGAGTCCTTCTCGCTGGCAGGACTGGGTGATCGTTTCGGCCGTTTTGGAGACTTTTCCGGCCGAACCTGTTTTTCTGATGGAGGAATGGGAACGCCTCCGGCGTTCGAGGAGCGAGGCTCAACCGCTTGATAAACCCAATCTGGGTTCCGTCTTTCGCAACCCGCCGGGGGATTTTGCCGGTCGGCTGATCGAAGAAGCCGGATGGAAAGGCGTCGTGCGGGGAGGAATAGAAATTTCTCCGCGTCACGCGAACTTCTTCGTCAACCGGGGCGGTGGTCTGTCCCGGGATTTTCGCTCGCTCGTGGAAGACGTGCGGCTTGCAGTCCTTAAGGAAAACGGCATCCGGCTTGAGACAGAGGTGGAAATCGTGCCGGAAGAAACGCCGGCAACAGTCTGA
- a CDS encoding D-alanine--D-alanine ligase, whose product MLKKTFRKVAVLMGGDSPEAAVSRMSGKAVLEALRSRGYEAIPVEAGPDLFHTLLRTSPDVCFLATHGGHGENGALQGCLEVLGIPYTGSGVLGSALGMSKSASRALFRQGGLDVPETVAIEAGEKVTPDKIPFPLPFMVKPESAGSSIGVTRVDHFSDLPQALLEAEKHSPRVLVEPFLAGREVQSAILDGRYLGAIEIVPDSSEPFYTYASKYQKGKSRHIFPAPLTSDVAARLEEATLRAFGLLELRGVARMDTLVLENGRVVVLEMNTLPGLTETSLVPEIARGCGLSFEDLVETILSSARLDTLAPTPVF is encoded by the coding sequence GTGCTGAAAAAGACATTTCGTAAAGTCGCAGTGTTGATGGGAGGGGATTCCCCCGAGGCGGCCGTTTCGCGCATGAGCGGAAAGGCTGTTCTGGAGGCCCTGAGGAGTCGAGGATATGAGGCCATCCCGGTGGAAGCCGGACCGGACCTTTTCCACACGCTGCTCCGCACTTCGCCCGATGTCTGTTTTCTGGCCACCCACGGTGGGCATGGAGAGAATGGTGCCCTGCAGGGGTGTCTGGAAGTGCTCGGCATCCCCTATACCGGCTCCGGTGTTCTCGGAAGTGCTCTCGGAATGAGTAAAAGCGCCTCCCGGGCCCTCTTCCGCCAGGGAGGACTCGATGTTCCGGAGACTGTCGCGATCGAAGCCGGAGAGAAGGTGACACCGGACAAGATTCCCTTCCCGCTTCCCTTTATGGTCAAGCCGGAATCGGCGGGTTCCTCGATCGGGGTGACACGGGTGGACCATTTCTCGGATCTGCCTCAAGCACTCCTGGAGGCGGAAAAACATTCCCCCCGCGTTCTCGTGGAGCCCTTCCTTGCAGGACGGGAGGTCCAGTCCGCCATTCTGGACGGCCGGTATCTGGGCGCGATTGAAATCGTTCCGGATTCTTCGGAGCCCTTTTATACGTATGCATCCAAGTATCAGAAAGGAAAATCGCGGCACATTTTTCCGGCTCCCCTGACGAGCGATGTTGCCGCCCGGCTTGAAGAAGCGACTCTTCGTGCCTTCGGTCTTCTGGAGCTTCGCGGGGTTGCCCGCATGGACACTCTGGTCCTTGAGAATGGACGTGTGGTCGTTCTGGAAATGAACACGTTGCCGGGGTTGACGGAAACCTCCCTCGTCCCCGAAATTGCCAGAGGATGCGGCCTCTCCTTTGAGGACCTGGTGGAAACGATTCTGTCTTCGGCCCGTCTGGATACTCTCGCTCCGACCCCTGTTTTCTAG